In the Malaclemys terrapin pileata isolate rMalTer1 chromosome 12, rMalTer1.hap1, whole genome shotgun sequence genome, one interval contains:
- the LOC128846021 gene encoding olfactory receptor 6B1-like, which produces MADGEWRNQTSITEFILLGFGNLSELQTLLFLLFLVIYIVTMAGNIFIIALVVADQHLHTPMYFFLGNLSCLETCYSSTILPRILTSLLTGDRTISFSRCFMQFYLFACLAGTECYLLSVMSYDRYLAICKPLHYAALMNGRFCLQLAAGSWISGFVTNSVTIFFMSQLTFCGPNEIDHFFCDFTPIIRLSCSDSHLMQLVAFILASIYTLPPFILTLMSYICIMITLLRIHSSIERQKAFSTCSSHLIVVTSFYGTLIIVYMLPDVTMLRDLHKLFSVFYTVLTPLANPLIYSLRNRKVKEALRKALRKCLASQESRNSKQFL; this is translated from the coding sequence ATGGCAGATGGAGAGTGGAGAAATCAAACGTCCATCACAGAATTTATCCTCCTGGGATTCGGTAACCTCTCTGAGCTGCAGACCCTGCTCTTCCTGCTGTTTCTTGTAATCTATATTGTGACCATGGCTGGAAACATCTTCATCATTGCTCTTGTTGTGGCTGATCAGcatcttcacacccccatgtacttcttcctggggaacttgtcctgcttggagacctgctacagctccaccatcctgcccaggattctgaccagtctcctgactggggacagaaccatttcATTTAGCAGGTGTTTCatgcaattttatttatttgcttgccTGGCCGGTACCGAGTGTTATCTCCTCTCtgtgatgtcttatgatcggtatttagctATATGTAAGCCACTGCATTATGCTGCCCTTATGAATGGCAGGTTCTGCCTCCAGCTAGCAGCTGGATCATGGATAAGTGGATTTGTGACTAACTCCGTAACAATATTTTTCatgtcacaattaactttttgtGGTCCCAATGAAATTGACCACTTCTTTTGTGATTTCACTCCTATCATAAGACTCTCCTGCAGTGACTCTCATTTAATGCAACTTGTGGCTTTCATTCTGGCTTCCATATATACACTGCCTCCTTTTATATTAACTCTGATGTCCTATATTTGTATCATGATAACCCTCCTGAGGATCCATTCCAGCATAGAAAGGCAGAAGGCCTTTTCCActtgctcctctcacctcattgtggtgacaAGTTTCTATGGAACCCTGATCATTGTCTACATGCTGCCAGATGTCACCATGCTGAGAGACCTACACAAACTGTTCTCTGTTTTCTAcacagtcctgactcccctggccaatcccctcatctacagtCTGAGAAACAGAAAGGTCAAGGAGGCCCTGAGAAAAGCCCTCAGGAAATGTTTGGCCTCACAAGAATCCAGAAATTCCAAGCAATTTTTGTAA